A genomic segment from Gemmatimonadota bacterium encodes:
- a CDS encoding beta-lactamase family protein, whose translation MDMTFPGAEWETRPPGDLGFDAEKLARVQRWLHEVAGDRSFQVGIARYGYLAAEWRQGVASDSMSSQASAAKSYYSTLLGIIVAEGRLSSPDERVVDYYPEMMDVGEQEGPKPGRYAFEKDRDITFRHLICNVSGYMKPGEKPGEVFHYQTYGMNILTHAMAKIYGCYDADDPEGLPGCGKVIEEKLRDPIGGIWTHSHSNFDLWPSARLNIFGYYTQVHTTLRDQLRVGYLWANYGNWNGVQVAPESYLREATVTNDFILENEPKENWKYGHGFWCNDRGMQWKDAPRDSFAASGAGAKHIWMCPRLGLVIAQNPGLWDQFREEQDKIGSQNEVIARVVNAVKE comes from the coding sequence ATGGATATGACATTTCCAGGAGCAGAATGGGAGACGAGACCGCCTGGCGACCTCGGGTTTGACGCGGAGAAACTCGCGCGGGTGCAGAGGTGGTTGCACGAGGTGGCAGGTGACAGGTCCTTTCAGGTGGGGATTGCGCGTTACGGGTATCTCGCGGCAGAGTGGCGGCAAGGTGTTGCGTCTGATTCGATGTCCTCGCAGGCGTCTGCTGCAAAGTCGTATTATTCGACGCTTTTGGGGATTATAGTGGCGGAGGGCAGGCTGTCTTCGCCGGATGAGAGAGTTGTCGATTACTATCCAGAGATGATGGATGTGGGCGAGCAGGAGGGTCCAAAGCCCGGGCGGTATGCGTTTGAAAAAGATCGCGATATTACTTTTCGGCATTTGATATGCAATGTGTCGGGCTATATGAAACCGGGGGAGAAACCGGGGGAGGTTTTTCACTATCAGACTTATGGGATGAATATTCTTACCCACGCTATGGCTAAAATTTATGGGTGTTACGATGCAGATGATCCCGAAGGTTTGCCGGGATGCGGGAAGGTGATCGAAGAAAAGTTGCGCGATCCCATTGGTGGCATATGGACGCATTCGCATTCTAATTTTGATCTGTGGCCCAGTGCGAGATTAAATATTTTTGGGTATTACACGCAGGTGCATACCACACTGCGAGATCAATTGCGGGTGGGATACTTGTGGGCCAATTACGGCAATTGGAATGGGGTTCAGGTTGCGCCCGAGAGTTACCTGCGCGAGGCAACGGTGACGAATGATTTTATTCTGGAAAACGAACCCAAAGAGAACTGGAAATACGGGCACGGATTCTGGTGCAATGATCGCGGGATGCAGTGGAAAGATGCACCGAGAGACTCTTTTGCCGCATCGGGCGCTGGTGCAAAGCATATCTGGATGTGCCCGCGGTTGGGGCTGGTTATCGCGCAAAATCCAGGTCTGTGGGATCA